One stretch of Arthrobacter polaris DNA includes these proteins:
- the lpdA gene encoding dihydrolipoyl dehydrogenase: protein MAEQAAGQEFDILVLGGGSGGYATALRAVXLGMTVGLVEKGKLGGTCLHNGCIPTKALLHAAEVADHARAGSSIGVNSTLESIDLVAVNKYKDGIVAGKYKGLQGLIKGKGITVIDGEGRLTAANTVTVNGVNYTGKNIVLATGSYSRSLPGLEIGGKVITSDEALTMTELPKSAIVLGGGVIGVEFASVWKSFGVDVTIIEGMASLVPNEDASIIKVLERTFRKRGIAFNTGTFFQGVEQNNDGVKATLVDGKTFEADLMLVAVGRGPSTAGLGFEEAGVTVDRGFVITNERLHTGVGNIYAVGDIVPGIQLAHRGFQQGIFVAEEIAGMNPVIVEDINIPKVTYCDPEIASVGLNEKQAKEKFGDANVETTEYNLAGNGKSAILGTGGIIKFVREXDGPVVGVHMIGSHIGEQIGEAQLIVNWEAYPEDIAGLIHAHXTQNEALGEAAMALAGRPLHG, encoded by the coding sequence GTGGCCGAACAGGCAGCTGGGCAAGAATTCGATATTTTGGTTCTCGGCGGTGGCAGTGGCGGTTACGCCACAGCACTGCGGGCAGTCNAATTGGGCATGACCGTTGGTCTCGTCGAGAAGGGCAAGTTGGGCGGCACATGCCTGCACAACGGCTGCATCCCGACCAAAGCGCTTCTGCACGCAGCAGAAGTTGCCGACCACGCGCGTGCAGGCTCCAGCATTGGTGTCAACAGCACGCTCGAGAGCATCGACCTGGTCGCCGTGAACAAGTACAAGGACGGCATCGTCGCCGGAAAGTACAAGGGTTTGCAGGGGCTTATTAAGGGTAAGGGCATCACCGTCATCGACGGCGAAGGCCGCCTCACCGCAGCCAACACCGTCACCGTGAACGGCGTGAACTACACGGGCAAGAACATTGTTCTAGCCACCGGTTCCTACTCACGCAGCTTGCCGGGTCTGGAAATCGGCGGCAAGGTCATCACCTCCGACGAGGCCCTGACCATGACCGAACTACCCAAGAGCGCCATCGTCCTCGGTGGCGGTGTTATCGGCGTCGAATTTGCTTCAGTGTGGAAGTCCTTCGGCGTAGATGTCACCATCATTGAAGGCATGGCTTCGCTGGTCCCCAACGAAGATGCCTCCATCATCAAGGTCCTTGAGCGCACGTTCCGCAAGCGCGGCATCGCGTTCAACACCGGCACCTTCTTCCAGGGCGTCGAGCAGAATAACGACGGCGTCAAGGCCACCTTGGTGGACGGCAAGACGTTCGAAGCAGACCTCATGCTGGTTGCTGTGGGCCGTGGCCCGTCAACGGCTGGCTTGGGTTTTGAGGAAGCTGGCGTCACTGTTGACCGCGGCTTCGTCATCACCAACGAGCGCCTGCACACCGGTGTTGGCAACATCTACGCAGTGGGCGATATTGTCCCCGGCATCCAGCTCGCACACCGCGGCTTCCAGCAGGGCATCTTCGTAGCTGAGGAAATTGCCGGCATGAACCCGGTGATCGTTGAAGACATCAACATCCCCAAGGTCACCTACTGTGACCCGGAGATCGCCTCGGTGGGCTTGAACGAAAAGCAGGCCAAGGAAAAGTTTGGCGATGCAAACGTTGAAACCACTGAGTACAACTTGGCTGGCAACGGAAAGAGCGCCATCCTTGGCACCGGCGGCATCATCAAGTTCGTCCGCGAANAGGACGGCCCCGTTGTGGGTGTTCACATGATCGGCAGCCATATTGGCGAGCAGATCGGTGAAGCACAGCTCATTGTGAACTGGGAAGCTTACCCTGAGGACATTGCTGGCCTCATTCACGCTCACNCCACGCAGAATGAAGCACTCGGTGAAGCAGCTATGGCCTTGGCCGGACGCCCGCTCCACGGCTAA